The following are from one region of the Phormidium sp. PBR-2020 genome:
- the menA gene encoding 2-carboxy-1,4-naphthoquinone phytyltransferase: MTTVSSSPTSVKLWFAAIKPPMYTVAIIPIWVGTAVAVAEQETLNLGIFSTFLMAAILIIAWLNLSNDVFDSETGIDKNKAHSLVNLTGNKSLIFSLANLCLILGLAGIVAIAVWQQDLTILALILGCCALGYSYQGPPFRLGYQGLGEPICFLTFGPMALAAAYYSQTQSWQGLLHYPIPFLIASTFIGISTSIILFCSHFHQVEDDQAAGKRSPIVRLGTQRGATLLSYATGLIFLELAIAISLGYLSPWALLTFLSLPIAIQLCRHVHRHHNQPQQVSNSKFIAVNLHFLSGILLGIGLTL, from the coding sequence ATGACAACAGTATCTTCATCTCCTACCTCAGTTAAACTCTGGTTTGCTGCCATCAAACCGCCCATGTACACGGTTGCCATTATTCCCATCTGGGTGGGAACTGCCGTGGCTGTCGCTGAACAAGAAACCTTGAATCTAGGTATTTTTTCAACGTTTTTAATGGCTGCCATTTTAATTATTGCCTGGCTCAATTTAAGCAATGATGTTTTTGATTCAGAGACGGGAATTGATAAAAACAAAGCCCATTCCCTCGTGAACCTAACCGGAAATAAATCCCTGATTTTCAGCCTAGCCAATCTCTGTTTAATTCTCGGTCTTGCTGGGATTGTGGCGATCGCCGTTTGGCAACAGGACTTAACCATCCTGGCCCTGATTCTAGGCTGTTGCGCCCTCGGCTACAGTTATCAGGGTCCCCCCTTTCGTCTGGGCTATCAAGGCCTGGGAGAACCCATTTGTTTTCTCACCTTTGGTCCCATGGCCCTCGCCGCCGCCTACTACAGTCAAACCCAGTCTTGGCAAGGCTTACTCCATTATCCCATTCCCTTTCTCATCGCCTCAACCTTCATCGGCATCAGTACCAGTATTATCCTCTTCTGTTCCCACTTCCACCAAGTCGAGGACGACCAAGCCGCCGGGAAGCGATCGCCCATTGTGCGTCTGGGAACCCAACGGGGGGCAACGCTTCTAAGTTACGCCACGGGTCTAATTTTTCTGGAGTTGGCGATCGCCATCAGCCTCGGCTACCTCTCCCCCTGGGCCCTCCTCACCTTTCTCAGTCTCCCCATCGCCATCCAACTCTGTCGCCATGTCCACCGTCACCACAACCAACCCCAACAGGTGAGTAACAGCAAATTCATCGCCGTTAACTTGCACTTCCTCAGCGGCATTCTCCTAGGAATTGGTTTAACCCTGTAG